A stretch of the Enoplosus armatus isolate fEnoArm2 chromosome 13, fEnoArm2.hap1, whole genome shotgun sequence genome encodes the following:
- the LOC139295403 gene encoding odorant receptor 131-2-like: MSYANQSQSNVSAEKQYQGLLERVMFSTLTTVPCCVFLFINGTLLFTLRSKPVFRETSRYILLYNLLFADTVQMALSQLLYILAACRIRLTYPVCGVLAMLANLTSVISPLTLVVMCLERYVAVCYPLRHATIITIRNTGVAICLVWAFSSLNILTRVLLLLWFPFEDLESLQMKDFCSDIAIFLGPMSDDYDKAFTCFVFVSAGVAVVSSYIGVMVAARSASTDKASARKARNTLLLHLVQLGLTLASTIQDPLVIAISKILDRIAIVRIQNILYVCIILFPRCLSALIYGLRDQTIRPVLMYVCCRLKRSVVPAKAEKSNSVRFSGRPSLVIISDCRD; the protein is encoded by the coding sequence ATGTCATATGCAAATCAGTCTCAGTCCAATGTCAGTGCTGAAAAGCAGTATCAGGGGTTACTGGAGAGAGTGATGTTTTCCACTCTGACTACAGTaccatgctgtgtgtttctcttcattaaTGGGACCTTGTTATTCACCTTGAGGAGTAAACCAGTGTTTCGTGAGACCTCACGTTACATTCTTCTGTATAACCTCCTTTTTGCAGACACTGTTCAGATGGCACTGAGTCAGTTACTGTACATACTGGCTGCTTGTAGAATAAGACTGACGTATCCTGTATGTGGTGTTCTTGCCATGCTCGCTAATCTCACAAGTGTgatctctcctctcacactggTGGTGATGTGTCTGGAGAGATATGTAGCTGTGTGCTACCCACTGAGGCACGctaccatcatcaccatcagaaACACAGGGGTGGCTATTTGTTTGGTTTGGGCCTTCAGTTCACTAAATATCCTCACTCGGGTTCTGTTGCTGTTATGGTTCCCATTTGAAGACCTGGAGAGCCTGCAGATGAAAGACTTTTGCTCTGACATAGCCATCTTTCTTGGCCCAATGTCTGATGATTATGACAAAGCCTtcacttgttttgtgtttgtatcagcTGGTGTGGCAGTCGTTTCTTCTTATATCGGTGTGATGGTAGCAGCCAGGTCGGCCTCCACAGACAAAGCTTCAGCCCGTAAAGCTCGTAacacgctgctgctgcatctggtGCAGCTGGGCCTCACTCTCGCTTCAACTATACAGGACCCCTTGGTTATTGCCATCTCAAAAATCCTTGACAGAATAGCAATTGTTCGCATCCAGAATAttctttatgtgtgtattatcCTTTTTCCCAGATGTCTGAGTGCTCTCATCTATGGCCTCAGAGACCAGACCATCAGACCCGTCCTCATGTATGTGTGCTGTCGACTGAAGCGCTCAGTCGTCCCAGCCAAGGCTGAGAAGTCAAACTCTGTCAGGTTTTCGGGGAGGCCTTCATTAGTCATCATATCTGACTGTAGGGATTGA
- the nup98 gene encoding nuclear pore complex protein Nup98-Nup96: MFNKSFGTPFGGGTGGFGTSSTFGQQNAGFGTAGGFGTSAFGTTSNAGGLFGPTQNKPGGLFGSSTFSQPATSSTSTGFGFGAASGTTTSLFGSTGTGTTGGLFSQQNNAFGANKPTSFGSFGTSTSSGGLFGATNTTSNPFGGTASLFGGSGFSAAQQPGTTVKFNPPTGSDTMVKAGVTTSINTKHQCITAMKEYENKSLEELRLEDYQAGRKGPTNPMAAGTGSLFGPATATSSAATGLFGSSAPNTSFSFGQNKSTFGPATAAGSFGTTTGGLFGQQPPQQASSLFKPFGQATTTQSAGFSFGNTNTMGQANTSSMGLFGNTAAAQPAGGLFGAAQTSTATGFGTATGLFGQTNTGFGNVATQSLFGNKTAGFGTTTTSAPSFGTGTGLFGNKPALTLGTGTNTSTFGFGANPAGGSLFGNKPATGGLGTGLGTSFGTAVGTGQTSLFGNNQNKLGATLGTMGTFGTAGFNSGTSTLGFGAPQQPVALTDPSAAAAQQAMLQQQLSVLAYSPYGDSPLFRNQLSDPKKKEERLKPTNPTAQKALTTPTHYKLTPRPATRVRPKALTSSGASKSQLFDGLDDDEPSLTNGAFVPRKSIKKLVLKNLNSSQYSSPINKETDDLASPSEYPQNGHSHMEEEEELREVPGPSSQADDDPEVTQFYVNPIAKPIPQGRLQTSLQDTISDLNMHKPSRNGLELSSEDVSASLGEESLQEEREEEQQESQQSPHPAGIVLNRVGYYTIPSMEDLAEMVDENGECVVENFTVGRKGYGSIFFYGEVNVTGLNLDEIVHFRRKEVIVYPDDKNKPQEGEGLNRRAEVTLDGVWPNDKTACAQIRSPERLTEMNYEGRLEKASRKQGARFLEYRPETGSWVFEVAHFSKYGLQDSDEEEDVPPKTDPKKLKTMMSLPPSRLQQALPSSQQQVAPQAQSTVVVDLPGCVAELDSDMADITQSFPTESMLGGEEDGDLLAGEMDTTDGKLGGLVSAENDGVSASSHIASSLGINPHTLQIMKASLFAEDEEESDMFQDPVAMKASTNISSPRLVVPGAQSRPSVGGLLQARFTSGLLSQLSDSPRPPILPPPLSRASPARVEPSRPLHWAGPGPSSFLLPPRGPEPSVRTVGVRRLGGPVSLKESVTQGKGSLLMDAGLFAGRSFRVGWGPGWTLAHCGHRLSSPPAKQLEHQELTAKTDFSFLPTPARSKPLIESPYKVVLEQLVGLEPPAVKTSGEEEEEEEESQAVLQRPLEICLKHSTVNTTDASACPLVRPQPGVAALHEYAEWITELNHKQGDADPLLAYWAEVWTLCEALWGRLGPVDQEPDIETPSEYEQQLERRRTFSAWLARGATCRVEEEVALARKGRHTDAIFSYLTGNRISEACQLAQKEGDHRLSLLLSQAMGSQYCRDLLALQLADWNRMQTDCYLPEERLRIFTLLAGKPVWQSSDSVVNVCSELDWKRCVAVHLWFMLPPTASVADALARYEAAFQGSCEGGKYACVPQPPYLEAEQPDTEDEEEEESKRPLYDLCFHLLKLYSDRHYSLQQLLDPLTVTWERLDYRLSWHLWGVLQALHYSHLSASRQGLLHASYAAQLESAGLWHMAVFILLHIPDHPQRERAVREMLTLHCPLQETDQSVQRERFLTERLLIPEQWIHEAKATRARRDADRHQEALHLYRAGYWSQCHRLLIQHLASDCIINDNHNYLLEFLEGLAVPEHSATIQDWDTAGRVYLDYIRVIKTLQDIQQMENAGYELERLYTDVTSLCSRIELLPCSTARDRLAQSEMAKRVANILRVVLSLQQGDAASDSLSIPLTQLAPHITRLPMPEDYTLEELRGLTQSYLRQLIVSQ; this comes from the exons ATGTTCAACAAGTCATTTGGTACTCCCTTCGGTGGAGGGACAGGGGGCTTTGGCACCTCATCGACCTTTGGACAGCAAA ATGCAGGTTTTGGGACGGCAGGAGGCTTTGGGACGTCTGCGTTTGGGACCACCAGCAACGCTGGAGGACTTTTTGGTCCCACACAGAATAAACCTG gTGGTCTGTTTGGGTCTAGTACATTCAGCCAGCCGGCAACTTCCTCCACCAGCACCGGCTTCGGTTTTGGTGCAGCGAGCGGCACGACGACCAGCCTGTTTGGCAGCACTGGAACAGGCACCACCGGCGGACTCTTCTCCCAGCAGAACAATGCTTTTGGTGCCAACAAACCCACATCTTTTGGAA GCTTTGGGACGAGCACCAGCAGTGGCGGGCTGTTTGGGGCGACCAACACCACCTCCAACCCATTTGGTGGAACAGCCTCCCTGTTTGGAGGCTCGGGGTTCTCCGCCGCACAGCAGCCAGGAACAACCGTAAAATTCAAC cctccaacaggaagtgacacaatGGTGAAAGCAGGCGTCACCACGAGCATCAACACCAAGCACCAGTGCATCACTGCCATGAAGGAGTACGAGAACAAATCCCTGGag GAGTTGAGGCTAGAGGACTACCAGGCGGGCAGGAAGGGCCCGACCAACCCGATGGCTGCGGGGACGGGCAGTCTGTTCGGACCGGCCACGGCCACATCCAGCGCCGCCACCGGCCTGTTCGGCTCCTCAGCCCCCAACACCAGCTTCTCCTTCGGACAGAACAAGAGCACCTTTGGACCAGCAA CAGCTGCCGGCAGTTTCGGTACGACTACAGGCGGTCTGTTCGGTCAGCAGCCCCCGCAACAAGCCAGCAGCCTCTTCAAGCCGTTCGGTCAGGCCACCACCACACAGAGCGCCGGCTTCTCCTTTGGCAACACCAACACTATGGGACAGGCCAACACCAGCAGCATG GGTTTGTTTGGGAACACGGCAGCGGCTCAGCCGGCGGGTGGGTTGTTCGGCGCTGCTCAGACGAGCACCGCCACTGGCTTTGGGACGGCCACCGGGCTGTTCGGCCAAACCAACACTGGATTTGGAAACGTCGCCACGCAG AGTTTATTTGGTAATAAGACAGCCGGGTTcggcaccaccaccaccagcgcCCCGTCCTTTGGCACTGGCACCGGACTGTTTGGCAACAAGCCCGCCCTCACGCTGGGGACTGGAACCAACACCTCCACCTTCG GTTTCGGTGCAAACCCTGCTGGAGGGAGTCTGTTTGGAAACAAGCCGGCGACTGGAGGACTGGGGACTGGACTGGGAACCAGCTTCGGAACAG cagTGGGCACAGGACAGACGTCTCTGTTTGGAAATAACCAGAACAAACTGGGCGCCACACTGGGAACGATGGGAACGTTCGGAACAGCCGGATTCAACAGCGGGACCAGCACTCTGGGCTTCGGAGCTCCGCAGCAACCCGTCG cacTCACAGATCCCAGTGCAGCGGCTGCTCAGCAGGCCatgcttcagcagcagctcagcgtTCTGGCGTACTCGCCGTACGGAGACTCCCCACTGTTCAGAAACCAGCTGTCGGACCccaagaagaaagaggag CGTCTGAAACCAACCAATCCGACGGCCCAGAAGGCTCTGACCACTCCCACCCACTACAAGCTGACCCCTCGACCTGCCACCAGAGTCCGCCCCAAAGCCCTGACGTCATCAGGGGCCTCCAAGTCGCAGCTCTTCGACGGCCTGGATGATGACGAGCCCTCGCTCACCAACGGAGCCTTCGTACCCAG GAAGAGCATCAAGAAACTTGTGCTGAAGAACCTGAACAGCAGTCAGTACAGCAGTCCAAtcaacaaagagacagacgACCTCGCGTCTCCTTCAGAGTATCCGCAGAACGGACACAg tcatatggaggaggaggaggagctgagggaggtGCCGGGCCCCAGCAGCCAGGCAGACGACGACCCGGAGGTCACCCAGTTCTACGTCAACCCCATCGCCAAGCCGATCCCGCAGGGGCGCCTTCAGACCAGCCTGCAGGACACCATCAGCGACCTCAACATGCACAAACCGTCCAGGAACGGACTGGAG CTGAGCAGCGAGGATGTGTCGGCATCTCTGGGGGAGGAgtctctgcaggaggagagagaggaggagcagcaggagtcCCAACAGTCTCCCCACCCAGCAg gcATCGTTCTGAACCGTGTTGGTTATTACACCATCCCCTCTATGGAGGATCTGGCTGAGATGGTGGATGAAAACGGAGAGTGTGTGGTAGAAAACTTCACGGTTGGCAGGAAAG GCTACGGCTCCATCTTCTTCTACGGCGAGGTGAACGTGACGGGACTGAACCTCGACGAGATTGTGCACTTCCGACGCAAAGAGGTCATCGTGTACCCGGACGACAAAAACAAGCcgcaggagggggaggggctcAATAG GCGAGCGGAGGTGACTCTGGACGGCGTTTGGCCAAACGACAAAACGGCCTGCGCTCAGATCAGGAGCCCCGAGCGTCTGACTGAGATGAACTACGAGGGTCGGCTGGAGAAAGCCTCACGCAAACAGGGAGCCCGTTTCCTGGAGTACAGACCTGAGACCGGATCCTGGGTATTCGAG GTGGCCCATTTCTCCAAATATGGCCTCCAGGACtctgacgaggaggaggacgtACCACCCAAAACCGACCCCAAGAAGCTGAAGACgatgatgtcacttcctcccTCCAGGCTGCAGCAGGCACTTCCCTCCTCCCAGCAGCAGGTGGCGCCACAGGCTCAG TCCACTGTTGTCGTGGATCTTCCGGGTTGCGTGGCGGAGCTGGACAGCGACATGGCCGACATCACCCAGAGCTTCCCGACAGAGAGCAtgctgggaggagaggaggacggcGACCTGCTGGCGGGGGAGATGGACACGACTGACGGGAAGCTCGGAGGTTTGGTCTCTGCAGAGAACGACGGCGTCTCTGCGTCCAGCCACATAGCTTCCTCGCTGGGGATCAACCCGCACACACTCCAG ATCATGAAGGCGTCTCTGTTTgctgaagatgaggaggagagcgaTATGTTCCAGGATCCGGTAGCGATGAAGGCCTCCACTAACATCTCATCCCCTCGCCTCGTCGTGCCGGGAGCTCAGAGCCGACCCTCCG tggGTGGTCTCCTTCAGGCTCGTTTCACCTCCGGcctcctctctcagctgtcAGATTCTCCTCGCCCTCctattcttcctcctcctctgtcccggGCGTCTCCAGCCAGAGTCGAACCGTCCCGGCCGTTGCACTGGGCGGGGCCGGGCCCCTCATCCTTCCTGCTGCCCCCTCGAGGTCCAGAGCCTTCGGTCAGGACGGTCGGCGTCCGGAGGCTGGGCGGCCCCGTCTCCCTCAAAGAGTCGGTGACTCAGGGGAAG GGGAGTTTGTTGATGGACGCCGGGCTGTTTGCGGGTCGTTCGTTTCGGGTGGGGTGGGGTCCCGGCTGGACGCTGGCACACTGCGGCCACCGGCTGAGCTCACCGCCGGCCAAACAGCTCGAGCACCAAGAACTGACGGCCAAAACCGACTTCAGCTTCCTGCCAACACCTGCCAGGAGCAAACC ACTGATAGAAAGCCCCTATAAGGTGGTGTTAGAGCAGCTGGTGGGTCTGGAGCCTCCAGCAGTGAAGACCagtggtgaggaggaggaggaggaggaggagagccaggCGGTGCTGCAGCGCCCCCTGGAGATCTGTCTGAAGCACAGCACAGTCAACACCACAGACGCCTCCGCCTGCCCTCTGGTCCGGCCGCAGCCCGGCGTGGCGGCGCTGCACGAGTACGCAGAGTGGATCACCGAACTGAACCACAAGCAGGGTGACGCAGACC CCCTCCTGGCTTACTGGGCCGAGGTCTGGACCTTGTGTGAGGCCTTGTGGGGCCGGTTGGGCCCCGTAGATCAGGAGCCAGACATCGAGACGCCCAGCGAGtatgagcagcagctggagaggagGCGGACCTTCTCGGCCTGGCTGGCCCGCGGAGCCAcctgcagggtggaggaggaggtggcgcTGGCCAGGAAGGGTCGCCACACCGACGCCATCTTCAGCTACCTGACGGGCAACCGCATCAGTGAGGCGTGTCAACTCGCACAAAAGGAAG GAGACCACCGTCTGtccctgctgctgtctcagGCCATGGGCTCTCAGTACTGCCGGGACCTGCTGGCCCTTCAGCTCGCCGACTGGAACCGCATGCAGACCGACTGCTACCTGCCAGAGGAACGACTGCGCATCTTCACGCTGCTCGCTGGGAAACCT GTGTGGCAGTCGTCTGACTCTGTGGTGAACGTGTGCTCTGAGTTGGACTGGAAGCGTTGTGTAGCCGTCCACCTCTGGTTCATGTTGCCTCCGACCGCCTCCGTGGCCGACGCCCTCGCCAGATATGAAGCCGCCTTCCAG GGCTCATGTGAGGGGGGGAAGTACGCCTGCGTCCCCCAGCCTCCGTACCTGGAGGCGGAGCAGCCGGACacggaggatgaggaggaggaggagtccaAACGCCCGCTGTACGACCTCTGCTTCCACCTGCTCAAACTCTACAGTGACAG acactacagcctgcagcagctgttggacCCTCTGACGGTCACCTGGGAGCGTCTGGATTACCGTCTGAGCTGGCACCTGTGGGGGGTCCTGCAGGCGTTGCACTACAGCCACCTGAGCGCCTCTCGACAGGGACTCCTCCACGCCAGCTACGCCGCACAGCTGGAGAGCGCCGGCCTCTGGCACATGGCCGTCTTCATCCTGCTGCACATCCCCGACCACCC tcaGCGGGAGCGAGCGGTGAGGGAGATGCTGACCCTCCACTGCCCCCTACAGGAGACGGACCAGTCGGTCCAGAGGGAGCGCTTCCTGACCGAGAGGCTGCTGATCCCGGAGCAGTGGATCCACGAGGCCAAGGCCACCAGAGCCCGCCGCGATGCAGACAGACACCAGGAGGCCCTGCACCTGTACCGGGCCGGATACTGGAGCCAATGTCACCGGCTGCTGATCCAACACCTGGCCTCAG ACTGCATCATCAACGACAACCACAACTACCTGCTGGAGTTCCTGGAGGGGCTGGCGGTCCCTGAACACAGTGCCACCATCCAGGACTGGGACACTGCAGGGAGGGTTTACCTGGACTACATCAGAGTCATAAAGACTCTGCAGGACATCCAGCAG ATGGAGAACGCTGGTTACGAGCTGGAGCGTCTCTACACCGACGTGACGTCTCTGTGCAGCAGAATCGAGCTTCTGCCCTGCAGCACTGCCAGAGACCGCCTCGCCCAATCAG AAATGGCGAAGCGCGTGGCCAACATCCTGCGCGTGGTGCTGAGCCTGCAGCAGGGCGACGCCGCCTCCGACTCCCTCAGCATCCCCCTCACCCAGCTGGCACCGCACATCACCCGCCTGCCGATGCCGGAGGACTACACGCTGGAGGAGCTGCGAGGCCTCACGCAGTCGTACCTGCGACAGCTCATCGTCAGCCAATGA
- the LOC139295352 gene encoding uncharacterized protein, with amino-acid sequence MALKVLERRWKTALTSILEELTESQLRKLLISLNKIPQGVKNRKVSEEIPELIIQYFGTEGSISVIDKEMKQLPRMDEAVQSLLRPFVDKLKRQQQKIKGAANKPAADSGSVAKRQGAAAGAANKPAADSGSVAKGQEAAAGATSKPATDSGSVAKGQDAAAGAANKPAADSGSVAKGQEAAAGATSKPATDSGSVAKGQDAAAGATSKPAADSGSVAKGQEAAADQPKNCQPDTKKTTSNLKGSCELGTKAKARQPDNKTAPHPAVLTGDMKLLRIIKVNKKNTHLEAEFNNQLGTFYVTSRLLAKALGFKLEGDLLGEMPLSVQVKIQGNKITELQKM; translated from the exons ATGGCATTGAAGGTTTTAGAGAGAAGGTGGAAAACAGCCCTGACCTccatcctggaggagctgaCCGAGTCACAATTAAGGAAGCTGCTGATCAGCCTGAACAAAATCCCACAAGGTGTGAAGAATAGGAAGGTCAGTGAAGAGATCCCTGAACTAATCATCCAGTACTTCGGGACAGAAGGGTCCATCTCCGTAATAGATAAAGAAATGAAGCAGTTACCGAGGATGGACGAGGCTGTCCAGAGCCTGCTGCGCCCCTTCGTGGACAAACTGAAGAGACAACAGCAGAAAATCAAAG GGGCGGCAAACAAACCTGCAGCTGACTCAGGGTCAGTGGCCAAGAGGCAGGGAGCTGCAGCTG GGGCGGCAAACAAACCTGCAGCTGACTCAGGGTCAGTGGCCAAGGGGCAGGAAGCTGCAGCTG GTGCAACAAGCAAACCTGCCACTGACTCAGGGTCAGTGGCTAAGGGGCAGGACGCTGCAGCTG GGGCGGCAAACAAACCTGCAGCTGACTCAGGGTCAGTGGCCAAGGGGCAGGAAGCTGCAGCTG GTGCAACAAGCAAACCTGCCACTGACTCAGGGTCAGTGGCTAAGGGGCAGGACGCTGCAGCTG GTGCAACAAGCAAACCTGCAGCTGACTCAGGGTCAGTGGCCAAGGGGCAGGAAGCTGCAGCGG ATCAACCGAAGAACTGCCAACCTGACACG AAGAAAACCACCAGCAACCTGAAAGGCAGCTGTGAACTTGGCACAAAAGCCAAAGCAAGACAACCGGACAACAAGACG GCTCCACATCCTGCTGTCCTGACTGGGGACATGAAACTATTAAGAATCATAAAGGTCAATAAGAAGAACACTCACCTGGAAGCAGAGTTCAACAACCAGCTGGGGACATTTTATGTGACATCTCGACTTCTGGCCAAAGCATTAGGCTTCAAACTGGAGGGAGACCTCCTCGGTGAGATGCCACTCTCAGTACAAGTTAAAATACAAGGAAATAAAATTACAGAACTTCAAaagatgtaa